The DNA segment GCGTGAGATCCTCTTCCATAGTGGCCTCGGAGATACTGGTGCCTCCGGCCCTGCTCCTCGGTTGGCGTGATGGTTACCGCTCGCCTGTGCGGGCTCAGGCACCCTTCGCGTCTCGGTCGATACACTTGTCCAGTAACGTGATAAGCCCGTCGATGTTCCGTGTGATGTCAAAATCAAGAGCCACGCGCTCGCGTCCGGCCTTCCTGACCCGGTCGCGCAACTCCTCGTCATAGAGGATCCGCTCAAGTTGCTCAGACAGGTCGGCTGGATCGCCGGGCTTCGCCAACAACCCGGTCTCTTCGTGCTCGATCAACTCCGGGATGCCGCCGGTGTTCGTCGCAACGGTCGGCACGCCCATCGCCAGAGCCTCGAGCAGGACGTTGGGGATGCCGTCCCGGTCCCCATCCGCCGTGACAATGGAGGCGATGGCGAAGGCTCGTGCCTGCTCGTAGAGGGGCATTAGCTCCTCCTGGGTCATGCGCCCGTGGAACACGACAGCATCACGCAGCCCCAGGCCGGAAGCAAGTCGCTCGAGGTCCTCGCGCTCCGGGCCATCTCCCACGAAGTGCAACTCAAACTGGGCGCCTCGCGAACGAGCCAACGCCGCTGCTCGGAGTAGGATGTCAAAGCCCTTCTTCTCGACCAGTCGCCCCACAGCCAGTACCATGGGCGGTCCTTCATGCCGCTCCAGGGGCGGCATGAATCTGGTTGGATCGATGCCATGATAGAGGAGATGCAGCCGCTCTCGTGTCTGTAGAGGATGGACCCGCTGCAGTCGCTCCAGCCCGTGCTGAGTGCATACCGCGGTGAACTCCGCAGCCCCGAGCTTCTCGCCGAGCAGGACCGCGTCGCCCGTGAAGATGTCCCGTGCATGGCAGGACATGCTGAAGGTGACGCCGAGGATCTCGGCGAGCATCAGGCCAACGGTGGAGGGCTTTGTGCAGAACTG comes from the Armatimonadia bacterium genome and includes:
- a CDS encoding glycosyltransferase family 4 protein; translation: MRHRRKPGTGRLGVVVGEFPSTSETFILREMLELEKRGFDVVPVALSCPVEEETHADATDLISRTLYAPKGLSVGLLLRQFVALIRYPAGYGSALALALTRGLRQVRSLREFVSSLLIAGSLAASAAGRSISHVHAQFCTKPSTVGLMLAEILGVTFSMSCHARDIFTGDAVLLGEKLGAAEFTAVCTQHGLERLQRVHPLQTRERLHLLYHGIDPTRFMPPLERHEGPPMVLAVGRLVEKKGFDILLRAAALARSRGAQFELHFVGDGPEREDLERLASGLGLRDAVVFHGRMTQEELMPLYEQARAFAIASIVTADGDRDGIPNVLLEALAMGVPTVATNTGGIPELIEHEETGLLAKPGDPADLSEQLERILYDEELRDRVRKAGRERVALDFDITRNIDGLITLLDKCIDRDAKGA